The uncultured Paludibaculum sp. sequence AAGGCCGGGTAGAGCGAGGTCAATTGCTCGTCGGACCAGGCGGAGCCGCTGGATCGCGCCGATCGCAGATAGTGATCGAGCGTGGTCTCGGTGCCCATGGCACAACAGATCTCACGGTAGAGATCGACGCCACGCTCGAGCATGGCCGAGCGCACTTCGTTCGTCCACACCAGTTGGCCGGCGGAGTCCAGCTCCACCGGAAATGCTCGCAAGAGAGCAGCCGACGCGGCGGCGTCGAAGTTCATCACGCCCACGTCGAGGATGGCCTGGTTCGATTCGTTGAGCAGTCCCATCGCACGCTGTTCGGCGACGGAGGGCTTCTGCAGGTAAAGCTTGATCTGGTCGTCGTCGCCTGTCTGGAAGACGCCATGCAGAGCGGCTTCCTCGACAGGGCAGTAGCAGCCCAGTGCCGTGAGGCCGGGTTTGGCGAACTCCACACCCGATGCGTCGAAGAGAATAAGGGCGTCGCCGGAGGTGACCAGGAGTTGTCCTTCGCCCGGCAGGCCAGGCGGCATGTCCAGGAAGGCGGGCGTCAAGCGGTCGAAGAGAGTCCGTCCGTGGGCACTTTCGCTCTCTCCGGGCACGGGCACGAAGATCTTGCCGCATGGGCCGTAGGCGGGCAAGCGGCGCGAATCGCCGCCGGCATGCACGATGAGGATGCGCAGGCTCCGCAAAATGCGCTCGGCTCCGCCACCAGCCAGGGCACCGGGGGGCAGGTTACGGGCCTCGCGGTTGAGCACTTCGAGCAGGCACTGTAGAGTGCTGCCACCGCTGCCGATGCGCCGCCCTTCGAGATCGGCCACCACCAGCGTCTGGCGGACGCGAGCCAGGTGGCCCGTCTGGCGGCGCAGTTCTAATTGCGATTCGTAGGCACTCGCCTGCCGCTCGTTCGATGCGGTAAGGATCAGGTAGTCCCAGGCTTCCGGCATCCTGGTCATCAGGAGTACTCCCAGCGGAGGAAACGTCAGTTACGCGAGGTTCACAACGGAGGCACGCACATCGCCCGCGGCCCGCGCCACGTATTGGTCGTGGATCCAGGCGTACGTCTTTTCAAGACCCGCGCGCAACGGAATGCTCGGTTCCCAACCCAGGTATTTCTGGATCAGCGTGTTCTCGCTATTGCGGCCGTTGACACCCTTGGGCGCACCCAGATCGTAGGTCCGGTTCAGCTTAATACCGCCGATGTCTTCCACCAGGTCGACCAGTTGGTTGATGCTCACCATCTCGCTCGAACCGAGGTTGATGGGCTCCAGGATGTTGGAGTTCATGATCTTCTGGACACCCAGTACGCAGTCGTCGATGTACATGAAGCTGCGCGTCTGGTGGCCGGTGCCCCAGATAGTAATGTCGTGCTTGCCGGTCAGCTTGGCCTCGATCACTTTGCGGCAGATCGCCGCCGGCGCCTTTTCGCGGCCGCCATCCCACGTGCCGTTGGGTCCATAGACGTTATGGAAGCGGGCTACACGCGTGTAGAGGCCGAAATCCTCGGTGAAGTGACGGCACATGCGTTCGCTGAACAGCTTTTCCCAACCGTAGCCGTCCTCGGCCAACGCCGGATAGGCGTCTTCTTCCTTCAGCCCGGGGTTGTCGGGATCGCGCTGTTTATCACCGTTGTAGACGCAGGCCGAGGATGAGTAGAAGTACTTCGCGATCCCAAACTTCCTGGCCGCCTGCAGCATATGTGTGTTGATGAGCACCGAGAGCATGCACAGGGCCTTGTTGTTCTCGATGAAGCCCATGCCGCCCATATTGGCCGCGAGGTTGAACACCTGGTAGGCGCCCGTGGCGGCGGTCTCACAGTTTTCCTTCAGATTCAGGTCGAGCGACAGGTTCTCCACGTCGTCGAACATCTGGTACCACTGCTCGAAGGGCTTGATATCGACGGCGCGAATCTTCTTGTAGCCTTGGCTCCGCAGGTCCGCAACCAGGCTGCCGCCAATGAAGCCGCCACCGCCCGTTACTACAACCAGTTCGTCTTTCATATCTTTCTCCAATGAGAGCTTATCAATCCCGGTCAGGACTCACTACGACCGCACATCCAAGGATCTCAGAGTCCCTAACTCCGATCCGTTCAGTAAACGTTATAGTAGCATTCGGCACTCGGGCTGTCAAAGCGTATTTACTTGACTTTCCACCGATAACCGGCAATCATCTGAAGTTAGCGGTAACTTTCCTTCATCCATGCTTCGTTGAACCACTCCCGAAGGCTCGTCAACTGATAGAATGCCGTTTACTGTAACGCTAATCCGACAGGACACAGCAGTATGAAAGCCGCTTTCTACCAAGGCCATGAACACATCGCCATCGGCGACTCCACTCCGCGCCTTCCGGGGCCTGGCGAAGTGCAGATCCGCGTCTCCCACTGCGGAATCTGCGGCACCGACCTGCATATCTTCCACGGCAAGATGGACCACCGCGTTCAGATGCCACAGATCATCGGCCACGAGATGTCCGGCACATTGCTGGCACTTGGCGAAGGCGTCAGCGGCTGGGCGCCCGGCGACCGCGTCACGGTGAGACCCCTCGACAGCTGCGGCGAATGCCCCGCCTGCCTCGCGGGTCACAACCACATCTGCATGAAACTCAAGTTCATCGGCATCGACACGCCGGGTGCGATGCAGGGTCTTTGGACCGTGCCCGCGCATACGCTTCATCGCCTACCGGAGAACCTGGGCTTCGAACAAGGGGCGTTGATCGAACCGATCGCAGTGGCCTGCCACGACGTCCGTTTGGGCGAGGTGAAGGCCGGAGAGTACGCCGTGGTGCAGGGTGGCGGCCCGATCGGAATGCTGATCGCGCTGGTGGCCCGCGCCGCCGGAGCCCGGGTGCTGATCTCCGAGGTAAATTCGTTCCGGCTGGCACTGGCTCGTGAGCTTGGGCTGGACGCAGTGAATCCGCTGGAAGTGGATCTGGTCCAGTATGTGAACAGCCAGACCGGCGGCGCCGGGGCCGATGTGGTCTTCGAAGTCTCGGGCGTGCCCGCTGCCGCCGAGATGATGACCAAGCTACCCCGCACGCGCGGCCGCATCGTGATGGTCGCCATCTACTCACAACCCGCACCGGTAACTCTCTTCCAATTCTTCTGGCGCGAACTGCGTCTGATTGGCGCGCGCGTCTACGAACCCCAGGACTTCGAGCAGGCCATCGCGCTCGCCGCCTCGGGCACGCTGCCGCTGGACCGCATCATTACGCGGGTCCTCCCACTGGAGGGCCTGGAATCCGGCTTCCGCGAGATGGAGCGAGGCGGAGCCGTCATGAAAGTCCTCATCCAGTGTTCGTAGATTGAGAACCCAATCATGTCTATTTTCGATCTCTTCAAACTCGACGGAAAGACGGCCCTGGTCACGGGCTGCAAACGTGGAATCGGACTTGCCATGGCGCAGGCCCTGGCCGAAGCGGGCGCCGATATCATCGGCGTAAGCAAGACGCTGGAGCCCGCCGGTTCCGACGTGGAAAAGTCGGTCGCCGCCCTGGGCCGTAAATTCTCCGCCCATACGTGCGATTTCTCCAACCGCGCCGCGGTGCAGGCCTTCGCCGATCAGGTGAACGCGGAACACCCTGTGATCGACATCCTCGTCAACAACGCCGGCACGATCTTGCGCAAACCCGCGGCCGAGCATCCGGACGAGTATTGGGACGAGGTGATCAATACCAACCTCCACGCCCAGTGGACCTTGGCCCGCGAGATTGGCAAGCACATGGTGGAGCGCGGTTCCGGCAAGATCATCTTCACCGCGTCGCTGCTCACCTTTCAGGGCGGCATCACCGTGCCCGGCTACGCAGCCAGCAAAGGCGGCGTCGGCCAGTTGACCAAGGCCCTGGCGAACGAGTGGGCGGGCAAAGGCGTGAACGTCAATGCCATCGCACCGGGCTATGTCGCCACCGACAACACCACCGCGCTGCGGGCCGATCCCGTACGCAATCCGGCCATACTCGCCCGTATCCCGGCCGGCCGCTGGGGTGAGCCGGAAGACTTCAAAGGCGCCACCGTGTTTCTCGCGTCCAATGCGTCCAACTATGTCAGCGGCGAGATTCTCGTCATCGACGGTGGTTGGATGGGAAGGTAGTTCCGCTATGAATCGACTCGCCATCCTCGTGCTCTCTTCCGCCCTGTTCTCCGCGGCCGGGCAAGCGCAAACATACGAACAGAAGATCGACGCCGCCATGAAGCGAGTCGATGCCGTGATAGCCAAAGGCCCCTACCAGGCCAACTGGGCTTCGCTCGAGAAGTTCCAGGTGCCCACGTGGTATGCCGATGCCAAGTTCGGCATCTTCATCCACTGGGGCGTCTACTCCGTGCCGGGATTCGGCAACGAATGGTACCCACGCGAGATGTATCTGCAGGACGGCAAGAGCAAGATCTTCCAGCAGCACGTCCAAAAGTACGGCCCACAGTCGAAGTTCGGCTACAAGGACTTCATCCCGATGTTCAAGGCCGAGAAGTACGATCCGCAGGCGTGGGCCACGCTGTTCAAGAAGTCGGGCGCCCGCTTCGTCATGCCCGTGGCGGAACACCACGACGGCTTCCAGATGTATGCCAGTGACCTGTCTGACTGGAATGCCGCCAAGATGGGTCCAAAGCGCGATGTCGTCGGTGACCTCGCCAAGGAAGTGCGCAAGCAAGGCATGCACTTCACCGCGTCGTCTCACAGAGCCGAGCATTGGTGGTTCTTCGACGGCGGCATGAAGTTTGATTCCGACGTGAAGGATCCCAAGAATCTCGGTCTCTACGGGCCGGCCCAACCCAAGCGTTTGCCCGGCGCGAAGCAGGACAACCAGCCCAGCGAAGCCCATATGAAGGACTGGCTGGCCCGCACGACGGAGTTGGTCGACAAGTATCAGCCCGAAGTCATCTGGTTCGACTGGTGGATTGAGGAGCCCGCCTGGCAACCCTATCTCCAGAAGTTCGCGGCGTTCTACTACAACCGCGGCGTGGAGTGGAAGAAGGGCGTCGCCATCAACTACAAGAACAAGTCGTTCCCAGACAAGGCCGCGGTGCTCGATATTGAACGCGGCAAGCTGGACGCGACGCGTCCCTATGTTTGGCAGACGGACACGTCCATCGGCCTCAAGTCGTGGGGCTACATCGACGGCGAGGAGTTCCGTACTCCGGATTCGCTGGTGGACGACATCGTGGACATCGTCAGCAAGAACGGACTGCTGTTGTTGAACATCGGCCCGCGCCCCGACGGCACCATTCCGGATGAGGCCAAGAACATCCTGCTCTCCATCGGCAAGTGGCTGGACGTGAACGGCGAAGCAATCTACGGCACGCGTCCATACAAGGTGTTCGGCGAAGGTCCCACGCAGGTGCTGACCGGCGGCTTCACTGATCGGAAGCAGAAGCCGTTCACCGGTGAGGACATCCGCTTCACCACAAAGGGCAACACGCTGTATGCGATCGCGCTCGCCTGGCCGGGCAAGACGATGACGGTGAAGTCCATCGGCGCCGACCGCAAGATCGCTTCGATCTCGCTGCTCGGTTCCACGGCCAAGCTGAAGTGGACTCAAACGCCTCAGGGCCTCAAAGTCGACCTGCCGGACCAGAAGCCCGGCGACTTCGCTTTCGCCCTCAAGATCCAATAGACGTGGCGGCCGGGACGTCATGGGCGACGCCCCGGCCGTCAGTCCCTCCGAAAATCTACGCTCGATGAGCGGCGGCGTAAGCTTCCGTATCGAAGTGCGTCGACCAGGATGCCACCTTGCCGTCCTTCACCCGGAAGACCATCGCCCATTTGCTTTCCGCCTGCTTTCCCGTAGCCCGCACCCGCGCCTGTTCGTAGCCCAGCACCACCACGTCATCGCCGTTGGTGAAGTACTCCCGCGGATCGAACCTCAGCATCTCCTCGGTCTCGTGCAGACGGCGGAAGAACTCCGCGGCCCCCTCGGGGCCTTTGTACTCACCCGCCAGTGCGTAGCCGGACCCGGGTACAGACCAAATGCAATCCGGCGTCAGCCGTTCCAGAATGTACGCGATGTCGCCTCGGCCAAACGCCTCGAAGAGTGACTGCACCAACTGCACTGATGTTGTCGTAGACATCACGTCCAACTCCCTTCAGCACTCGATACGAGGCCGCCGGGCAATTGGATCTCAGCAACTCGACTTTAATTTCTGGGCTTACTTCAAGGGCACGGCGTGCCGGCGGACGAAGTCCTGTTGCGTATCGGCCGGAGGACCAATGTAGTGATAGGGCTCGGCAAACTCCAAACCATGGCGAGCCCCCACTTGTCTGTCGCGTTCCAGAACGTAGTACTTGATGTAGTTGTTTGCGGCCGACTCGTCGTCGTCGCCCAACAGGGGGATCTGCAACCCGCGCTCGGCCAAGGACTTGCGCAATGCCGCTCCAGACTGGCCGGCTGGACCTTGCGTGACATTCAGCCGGTTGACGGCTACCTTGCGATCGATCACTGAGCTGATGTCCATAACGCGATTGACCAGTTGCGGCCCGCGGGCAAAGTAATACTTCTCGCTCACTCCATGCGGCTGCAATCCAGCGGCAAAGTGCTCCGGGTAGTCCTTCGATCCGCCGGCCATCCAGCAGGCCGCCTCCACCACTTGGGCTGTGACGGAGTGATCGGGATTCTCCTCGTAGTGACCCCAGGGGTCGTAGCAGACCACCGTATCCACCTTGAGCAATCGAAAGAGAAAGATGAGTCGCGCCCGCATTTCCAGGCGCGACTCCTGGTCCATCTGATGGTTACTGTAGTTCAGGTCGAACACGCTCCGGCACCCCAGCGCGCGCGCCACGGCCTGATTGTCACGTTCATTCTGGAGCACGGTGTTACCCGTGGTGCCGGGCCCGGCCATGTCATCGTTGGAGACACGGATGAGGTGACCGGTGTAGCCCTCATCGATCAGCCGGATGACCGCGCCGGCGGCAAAGAGTGGAATGTCATCGCAATGCGGCTGGATGGCGGCCAGCACCTTGCCCGCGTGGGGCTTTCCGGCCTGGGGCCGGTCGATCACCACCGGTCCGTTGGCCGTAGTGCCATCCTGAATCGCCTGCCCGGACATCGCAAAGCTACTCCTCGGCGAAGCAAGAGCAGCTAAACCCGTTAGCATTGATCGGCGCAGCATGGAACCGGTGTAGCAGAGCCAATCTGGCAAGTCGATGCCGTATTCCGGTTGGCGCGACTCATTGGGGCCAGCACAGCCCAAACCCGGGTGCGCGTGGATTTGTGCTGTTGTGTTTAGTATCTTGAGATCGCAATGTCCACGAAAAAGAATGTGTCCGGCGACGTGGCGGCTCTAGCGGCGGAGATCCGCGCCTATTGCGCCGCCAACGCCAACCCCACGCTCGCCAACAAATGGGCCCGGTATTTCAAGGAGGGCTACGACGCCTGGGGCGTTCTGGACAAGGACCATCCCCTGTGGAACGCGCAGCAGGCGGCCTGGCTGGAAACCCATTCGCACCTGGGGCTCAAGGGCTTCCTCCTACTGGGCGAGACACTCTTCGCCAGCGGCAAGTACGAAGAGGGCGGCCTGGCCATCCGCTTCCTGAAATCCTATTCCACACAGATCGACGCTCGGGCACTGCCCGGCATCGCCAAATGGTTCCCGGGTGGGATCCGTAACTGGGCCCATGTCGATGTGCTGTGCGGAGAAGTGCTCTCCCCCGCCCTCGCCGCTGGCCGCCTGGGCTTGCAGGATTTTGCGGTTTGGAGAACTTCGCCGGAACGGTTTCAACGACGCGCCGTGCCCGTGGCCATGCTCTCACTGCTGAAGACGTCGGCGCCGACGGCGGAACTGCTCAGCTTCGTCCGCCCGCTGATGCTGGATCCGGAACGCGTGGTCCAACAGGGGCTGGGTTGGTTCCTGCGCGAAACGTGGAAGCGCGAACCACAGCCCGTGGAAGAGCTACTGATGGAGTTCCGCAGCCAGGCTCCGCGGGTCATCTATCAGTACGCCTGCGAGAAAATGACCCCGGCCCGCAGGACGGCCTTCCGGCGCGGCTAGTCCTGCCAGGCCCGCTTGTAATGAGGGGCGCGGTCTTCCAACGCCGCGGCGATGCGAAGAAGCGCCTGTTCGCCCCAGGCTCGGCCCACCAGTTGGCAGCCTACGGGCAGACCATCGTTGGAGAACCCGGCCGGCAGCGAAACGACGGGCAACCCCAACGCGTTGAAGCCGCGCACCAGTTTCGTGCTGGCCAGACGAGTATCCTCCATCGTGCCGCCGATCTCAATCTCAGTCTGCCCGATCTTCGGCGCGAAGATCGCAGTGCTCGGCACCAACAGGCAATCCACTTGTTTGAGGATGTTCTGGTACACACCCAGCATGCGTTTGCGCAGACGCTGCGCCTGCAGATAGTCGGTCGCCGGCAGCACACGGCCCATGTCGATGAGTGTCCGTACGTCATCACCGTAGGAGGCCCGCTGTTTGCGGATGTAGGGCTCATGCACCGATGCCGCTTCCGCCAGCAGGGTGACTTGCGCCACTGTGTTCAACTGCCTGCCGTCCGGCACGCGCACATCCACCAGTTCCGCACCCAGATCCTGAGCGGTGTAGGCCATGAAGTGGACGGCGTTGTCCACCTGCTGGTCCAGCTTCTCGTAGAAGAAGTTCACCGGCATGCCGATCCTGACGCCCCGCAAGGAGATCTCACCTGTGGGCGGCAAATAGTCGGGCACCGAACGGTTCACCGTGGTGCTATCGCGCTTGTCGAAACCAGCCATGGCTTGCAGGCCAACGGCCACGTCTCGCACGGTGCGACCTAGAGGGCCCATGTGGTCGAGCGAAAAACCGAGCGGCAGCGCTCCGAACTTGGAGACGCGGCCGAAGGTCGGTTTGATGCCCGCCAGCCCGCAGTAGGACGCCGGTACGCGGATGGAGCCGCCCGTATCGGTGCCGGTGGCCAATAGAGCCATACCCGTCGCCACGGCCACCGCCGATCCGCCGGACGACCCACCAGGGATGCACTCAGGATTCCA is a genomic window containing:
- a CDS encoding NAD-dependent epimerase/dehydratase family protein, whose product is MKDELVVVTGGGGFIGGSLVADLRSQGYKKIRAVDIKPFEQWYQMFDDVENLSLDLNLKENCETAATGAYQVFNLAANMGGMGFIENNKALCMLSVLINTHMLQAARKFGIAKYFYSSSACVYNGDKQRDPDNPGLKEEDAYPALAEDGYGWEKLFSERMCRHFTEDFGLYTRVARFHNVYGPNGTWDGGREKAPAAICRKVIEAKLTGKHDITIWGTGHQTRSFMYIDDCVLGVQKIMNSNILEPINLGSSEMVSINQLVDLVEDIGGIKLNRTYDLGAPKGVNGRNSENTLIQKYLGWEPSIPLRAGLEKTYAWIHDQYVARAAGDVRASVVNLA
- a CDS encoding alcohol dehydrogenase catalytic domain-containing protein — its product is MKAAFYQGHEHIAIGDSTPRLPGPGEVQIRVSHCGICGTDLHIFHGKMDHRVQMPQIIGHEMSGTLLALGEGVSGWAPGDRVTVRPLDSCGECPACLAGHNHICMKLKFIGIDTPGAMQGLWTVPAHTLHRLPENLGFEQGALIEPIAVACHDVRLGEVKAGEYAVVQGGGPIGMLIALVARAAGARVLISEVNSFRLALARELGLDAVNPLEVDLVQYVNSQTGGAGADVVFEVSGVPAAAEMMTKLPRTRGRIVMVAIYSQPAPVTLFQFFWRELRLIGARVYEPQDFEQAIALAASGTLPLDRIITRVLPLEGLESGFREMERGGAVMKVLIQCS
- a CDS encoding SDR family oxidoreductase, with amino-acid sequence MSIFDLFKLDGKTALVTGCKRGIGLAMAQALAEAGADIIGVSKTLEPAGSDVEKSVAALGRKFSAHTCDFSNRAAVQAFADQVNAEHPVIDILVNNAGTILRKPAAEHPDEYWDEVINTNLHAQWTLAREIGKHMVERGSGKIIFTASLLTFQGGITVPGYAASKGGVGQLTKALANEWAGKGVNVNAIAPGYVATDNTTALRADPVRNPAILARIPAGRWGEPEDFKGATVFLASNASNYVSGEILVIDGGWMGR
- a CDS encoding alpha-L-fucosidase, with product MNRLAILVLSSALFSAAGQAQTYEQKIDAAMKRVDAVIAKGPYQANWASLEKFQVPTWYADAKFGIFIHWGVYSVPGFGNEWYPREMYLQDGKSKIFQQHVQKYGPQSKFGYKDFIPMFKAEKYDPQAWATLFKKSGARFVMPVAEHHDGFQMYASDLSDWNAAKMGPKRDVVGDLAKEVRKQGMHFTASSHRAEHWWFFDGGMKFDSDVKDPKNLGLYGPAQPKRLPGAKQDNQPSEAHMKDWLARTTELVDKYQPEVIWFDWWIEEPAWQPYLQKFAAFYYNRGVEWKKGVAINYKNKSFPDKAAVLDIERGKLDATRPYVWQTDTSIGLKSWGYIDGEEFRTPDSLVDDIVDIVSKNGLLLLNIGPRPDGTIPDEAKNILLSIGKWLDVNGEAIYGTRPYKVFGEGPTQVLTGGFTDRKQKPFTGEDIRFTTKGNTLYAIALAWPGKTMTVKSIGADRKIASISLLGSTAKLKWTQTPQGLKVDLPDQKPGDFAFALKIQ
- a CDS encoding nuclear transport factor 2 family protein; amino-acid sequence: MSTTTSVQLVQSLFEAFGRGDIAYILERLTPDCIWSVPGSGYALAGEYKGPEGAAEFFRRLHETEEMLRFDPREYFTNGDDVVVLGYEQARVRATGKQAESKWAMVFRVKDGKVASWSTHFDTEAYAAAHRA
- a CDS encoding PIG-L family deacetylase, encoding MSGQAIQDGTTANGPVVIDRPQAGKPHAGKVLAAIQPHCDDIPLFAAGAVIRLIDEGYTGHLIRVSNDDMAGPGTTGNTVLQNERDNQAVARALGCRSVFDLNYSNHQMDQESRLEMRARLIFLFRLLKVDTVVCYDPWGHYEENPDHSVTAQVVEAACWMAGGSKDYPEHFAAGLQPHGVSEKYYFARGPQLVNRVMDISSVIDRKVAVNRLNVTQGPAGQSGAALRKSLAERGLQIPLLGDDDESAANNYIKYYVLERDRQVGARHGLEFAEPYHYIGPPADTQQDFVRRHAVPLK
- a CDS encoding DNA alkylation repair protein — protein: MSTKKNVSGDVAALAAEIRAYCAANANPTLANKWARYFKEGYDAWGVLDKDHPLWNAQQAAWLETHSHLGLKGFLLLGETLFASGKYEEGGLAIRFLKSYSTQIDARALPGIAKWFPGGIRNWAHVDVLCGEVLSPALAAGRLGLQDFAVWRTSPERFQRRAVPVAMLSLLKTSAPTAELLSFVRPLMLDPERVVQQGLGWFLRETWKREPQPVEELLMEFRSQAPRVIYQYACEKMTPARRTAFRRG
- a CDS encoding amidase, which translates into the protein MTALEAAAALRARKVSSVELTVQCLAQIEKLNPKLNAFITVTANTALAEARKADEELSKGQDRGPLHGIPVAHKDLFCTNGVRTTSGSKVFSSYIPNFDAAVVQRWREAGAVMVGKTGMHEHAYGITSTNPHFGAIRNPWNPECIPGGSSGGSAVAVATGMALLATGTDTGGSIRVPASYCGLAGIKPTFGRVSKFGALPLGFSLDHMGPLGRTVRDVAVGLQAMAGFDKRDSTTVNRSVPDYLPPTGEISLRGVRIGMPVNFFYEKLDQQVDNAVHFMAYTAQDLGAELVDVRVPDGRQLNTVAQVTLLAEAASVHEPYIRKQRASYGDDVRTLIDMGRVLPATDYLQAQRLRKRMLGVYQNILKQVDCLLVPSTAIFAPKIGQTEIEIGGTMEDTRLASTKLVRGFNALGLPVVSLPAGFSNDGLPVGCQLVGRAWGEQALLRIAAALEDRAPHYKRAWQD